A genomic segment from Yimella sp. cx-51 encodes:
- a CDS encoding ABC transporter permease encodes MSMLTRTQRIWDHRKVMVTLVRRDLRVRYARSVLGYLWTLIDPLAMALVYWFVFGVIYQMRGIETSQGAPFVLFLLAGLLPWNWFNASINESARALYSERLLVRSTNIPRELWVIRLVISKGIEFLMSLPILIAFMLFFRFGQNANPIEIHPERFLYWIPATLLLFLLSVGIGLVMAPVTALVDDFVRLVRIGLRMLFYLTPIVYSTQILDDRAPWARTIQQFNPLTGINDMFRQVFLTNAAPDWNAWIAAVAVSIAWVFFGMWVFRKLEPAVLKEI; translated from the coding sequence ATGTCCATGTTGACCCGCACCCAGCGCATCTGGGACCACCGCAAGGTCATGGTGACCCTGGTCCGGCGTGACCTGCGAGTGCGCTACGCGCGCAGCGTCCTCGGATACCTGTGGACGCTCATCGACCCGCTGGCGATGGCCCTGGTCTACTGGTTCGTCTTCGGCGTGATCTACCAGATGCGGGGCATCGAGACGAGCCAGGGTGCTCCGTTCGTGCTCTTCCTGCTGGCCGGTCTGCTGCCGTGGAACTGGTTCAACGCATCGATCAACGAATCGGCCCGCGCGCTCTACTCCGAGCGGCTCCTGGTGCGTTCGACCAACATCCCGCGTGAGCTGTGGGTCATCCGGTTGGTCATCTCCAAGGGCATCGAGTTCTTGATGTCGTTGCCGATCCTGATCGCCTTCATGCTCTTCTTCCGCTTCGGGCAGAACGCCAATCCGATCGAGATCCACCCCGAGCGATTCCTCTACTGGATTCCGGCGACGCTCCTGCTCTTCCTGCTGTCAGTGGGCATCGGGCTGGTGATGGCTCCGGTGACTGCGCTGGTCGACGACTTCGTCCGCCTGGTGCGCATCGGCCTGCGGATGTTGTTCTACTTGACGCCGATCGTCTACTCCACGCAGATCCTCGACGACCGTGCTCCGTGGGCCCGCACCATCCAGCAGTTCAACCCGCTCACCGGAATCAACGACATGTTCCGGCAGGTCTTCCTGACCAACGCGGCGCCTGACTGGAACGCGTGGATCGCGGCCGTGGCGGTCAGCATCGCGTGGGTGTTCTTCGGTATGTGGGTGTTCCGCAAGCTCGAGCCCGCCGTGCTCAAGGAGATCTGA
- a CDS encoding ABC transporter ATP-binding protein: MPVEKVPATWRPQRTDNDPPGYDPENKLTWDDYNFPVIDDSIEWETPKGQPVITVDGLGIKFLRGRKRNLSLRELVFTGKSAHNRETFWALRDINFTVGRGEAVGLVGGNGGGKSTLLKLIAGTLIPDEGKAQITEGVAPLIELTGGFIGDLSARENIYLTAGLHGMSTEEVDERFDEIVDFAGPAVRDGLDVPYRHFSSGMQVRLGFAVITTLDEPIILVDEVLAVGDAAFRAKCYDRMENLLDQGRTLFLVSHSDGDLLRFCTRGLYLRGGGLAADGPIEDVVDLYYDDLLGDERRPPSPEQFANTKAQRVDERIRRRLQRDEARRKG; this comes from the coding sequence ATGCCAGTCGAGAAGGTACCGGCCACGTGGAGACCCCAGCGCACTGACAACGATCCGCCCGGGTACGACCCCGAGAACAAACTCACCTGGGACGACTACAACTTCCCGGTAATCGACGACTCGATCGAGTGGGAGACCCCGAAGGGTCAGCCGGTGATCACCGTCGACGGCCTGGGTATCAAGTTCCTCCGCGGACGCAAGCGCAACCTGTCGCTGCGTGAACTGGTCTTCACCGGAAAGAGTGCGCACAACCGCGAGACCTTCTGGGCGCTGCGGGACATCAACTTCACCGTCGGCCGGGGCGAGGCTGTCGGCCTGGTCGGCGGAAACGGTGGCGGCAAGTCGACGCTGCTGAAGCTGATTGCGGGCACGCTCATCCCCGACGAGGGGAAGGCCCAGATCACCGAAGGTGTCGCTCCGTTGATCGAACTCACCGGCGGGTTCATCGGTGACCTCTCGGCGCGGGAGAACATCTACCTCACCGCCGGTCTGCACGGCATGAGCACCGAGGAGGTCGACGAGCGCTTCGACGAGATCGTCGACTTCGCCGGCCCGGCCGTGCGCGATGGCCTCGACGTGCCCTACCGCCACTTCAGTTCCGGCATGCAGGTGCGGCTCGGTTTCGCGGTGATCACCACGCTCGACGAGCCGATCATCCTGGTCGACGAGGTGCTCGCCGTCGGCGACGCCGCCTTCCGGGCCAAGTGCTACGACCGGATGGAAAACCTGCTTGACCAGGGCCGCACGTTGTTCCTGGTGTCGCACTCCGACGGCGACCTGCTGCGCTTCTGCACCCGCGGGTTGTACCTGCGCGGCGGCGGCCTGGCTGCCGACGGTCCGATCGAGGACGTTGTCGACCTCTACTACGACGACCTGCTCGGTGACGAGCGACGTCCGCCCAGCCCCGAACAGTTCGCCAACACCAAAGCTCAGCGTGTCGACGAGCGCATCCGGCGCCGACTGCAGCGCGATGAAGCGCGCCGCAAGGGCTGA
- a CDS encoding TIGR03089 family protein, translating to MRPDQLLPRLTAADPTRPVITSYDDATGERVELSAKVISMWAAKAAHWLLDEMDIAPGDRVALDFPAAHWRSVYWALGVWAVGGQVCVGAGDNVEATVGTREGDLVEPEAALGASELTSFPDQFSAFVPAAPSELALDDITYGELLTETGGAGRLMLIDLPIKGTVLHTAQVLSAGGSVVLVRNENPQTRTPRIETEAVDGPVLEG from the coding sequence ATGCGTCCAGACCAGCTCCTGCCCCGCCTGACCGCTGCCGACCCGACCCGACCGGTGATCACGTCCTACGACGACGCCACCGGTGAGCGGGTCGAACTCTCGGCCAAGGTCATCTCGATGTGGGCGGCCAAGGCTGCGCACTGGTTGCTCGATGAGATGGACATCGCACCCGGCGATCGGGTAGCGCTCGACTTCCCTGCCGCGCACTGGCGTTCGGTCTACTGGGCCCTGGGCGTATGGGCAGTGGGCGGGCAGGTGTGCGTCGGCGCAGGCGACAACGTCGAGGCGACAGTAGGCACCCGCGAGGGCGACCTCGTCGAACCCGAGGCGGCGCTCGGCGCCAGCGAGCTGACCAGCTTCCCCGACCAGTTCAGTGCTTTCGTACCGGCGGCACCGTCCGAATTGGCGCTCGATGACATCACCTACGGCGAACTCCTGACCGAAACCGGCGGAGCCGGACGCCTGATGCTCATCGACCTCCCGATCAAGGGCACCGTGCTGCACACAGCACAAGTTCTGTCCGCGGGAGGTTCCGTGGTGCTGGTGCGCAACGAGAACCCTCAGACGCGGACGCCCCGCATCGAGACGGAGGCAGTCGACGGACCGGTGCTCGAGGGCTGA
- a CDS encoding aldo/keto reductase produces the protein MSVRVIIQSRLSSTRLPGKAMLTLAGMPAVVLAARRAGNAGLPVVVATSDQSDDDVLAQAVEAAGITVFRGSLHDPLGRFVAATADMDDDDLVVRLTGDNAVPDGEFLGELIDTMNTAGEDYIRVTMADIYGVGAEVIRVGLLRQAAAETTSSFDREHVTPWIRRHTNDLDFVPRLSAGDPLRVRCTIDTLQDYVVAATALGAVPDAVAAPWRDLLRAWADAGGALPEPLAGARGNAIEQGPWVLGAVQLGVVYGAANRVGQPDALGASRILAVAAASGATHVDTARAYGESEARIGNSLAHGLSERIGVVTKVRPLDDLTPDDSPAAARDAVNASVQESLRLLRSGSVAAILLHRWADWNKAGGAVADALDQTRAEGLCTVIGASLATPEELLEALADPRLGYVQLPFNLLDRRWTAPQVQQALAARPDVIVTVRSVFLQGLLAVPEAGRWPANVSDDIELLRDRLPALVQQLGRASAADLALAYVRGHDFVTSVVLGAESTDQVRDQAMLLARAPLTAKEIAIVDEAIPAGSPTLVDPSTWKVEW, from the coding sequence ATGTCCGTTCGGGTCATCATCCAGTCACGCCTGTCGTCCACGCGGTTGCCCGGCAAGGCGATGCTGACCCTCGCCGGGATGCCGGCCGTCGTCCTCGCGGCGCGACGAGCAGGAAATGCCGGTCTGCCAGTGGTCGTGGCCACCAGCGACCAGTCCGACGACGACGTCCTGGCGCAAGCGGTCGAGGCCGCGGGCATCACCGTCTTCCGCGGGTCGCTGCACGACCCGCTCGGCCGCTTCGTCGCTGCCACCGCCGACATGGACGACGACGACCTAGTAGTGCGACTGACCGGTGATAACGCGGTGCCGGACGGGGAATTCCTCGGCGAACTCATCGACACCATGAACACCGCCGGTGAGGACTACATCCGGGTGACGATGGCCGACATCTACGGCGTGGGCGCCGAGGTGATCCGGGTCGGGCTGCTGCGGCAAGCAGCGGCCGAGACGACGTCCTCCTTCGACCGTGAGCACGTGACGCCGTGGATCCGGCGTCACACCAATGACCTGGATTTCGTGCCACGCCTCAGCGCGGGCGATCCGCTGCGGGTGCGGTGCACGATTGACACCCTGCAGGACTACGTCGTCGCCGCGACCGCGCTCGGCGCCGTGCCGGACGCCGTGGCCGCCCCGTGGCGCGACCTGCTGCGGGCATGGGCGGACGCCGGCGGCGCTTTGCCGGAGCCCCTCGCCGGAGCGCGCGGTAATGCCATCGAGCAGGGGCCGTGGGTGCTCGGGGCAGTGCAACTCGGTGTCGTCTACGGGGCCGCGAACCGGGTGGGCCAACCCGACGCGCTCGGTGCATCCCGCATCTTGGCCGTCGCCGCGGCGTCCGGCGCGACCCATGTCGACACCGCGCGGGCGTACGGCGAGAGCGAGGCCCGCATCGGCAACTCACTGGCGCACGGATTGTCCGAGCGCATCGGCGTGGTCACCAAGGTGCGCCCGCTGGACGACCTCACGCCCGACGACTCACCCGCAGCGGCACGCGACGCCGTCAACGCCTCGGTGCAGGAATCGCTGCGACTGCTGCGCTCGGGTTCGGTGGCCGCGATCCTGCTGCACCGTTGGGCTGACTGGAACAAGGCCGGCGGCGCCGTCGCCGATGCCCTCGACCAGACCCGCGCCGAAGGTCTGTGCACGGTCATCGGTGCCTCGCTGGCCACGCCTGAAGAACTCCTCGAAGCGCTGGCCGATCCGCGCCTGGGATACGTGCAACTGCCGTTCAACCTGCTCGACCGCCGGTGGACGGCACCGCAGGTGCAGCAGGCGCTCGCCGCGCGCCCGGACGTCATCGTCACCGTGCGCAGCGTCTTCCTGCAAGGTCTGCTCGCCGTGCCCGAAGCTGGCCGCTGGCCGGCGAATGTGTCCGATGACATTGAGTTGCTGCGCGACCGGCTCCCGGCACTGGTGCAGCAACTCGGCCGTGCATCGGCGGCCGACCTGGCCCTGGCGTACGTGCGCGGCCACGACTTCGTCACCTCCGTCGTCCTGGGCGCCGAGAGCACCGACCAAGTGCGTGACCAGGCGATGCTGCTGGCCCGGGCACCGCTGACGGCGAAGGAGATCGCCATCGTGGACGAAGCAATTCCCGCCGGCAGTCCGACGCTGGTCGACCCGAGCACATGGAAGGTGGAGTGGTGA
- a CDS encoding SDR family NAD(P)-dependent oxidoreductase, which yields MTDLFRLDDATAVLTGASGWLGAAMVDALHDAGATVHALGRDTTRLRDALGELADSPRVQLHAIDVTTNAWPALLESLPRIDVLVNNAHVGRGGSMRTATDDNFDEAFELAVKAAWRGMTAARAGLAASVAAGGSPAVINVASMYGLVAPDMTMYATEEGRNPPFYGAAKAALLQLSRYAAAELGPEGIRVNAITPGPFPALAAQANGEFVQALKDHTLTGTVGAPEDIKTALLFLASPHSRFVTGANIVVDGGWTAR from the coding sequence GTGACAGATTTGTTCCGGCTGGACGACGCGACCGCAGTGCTGACCGGAGCCTCCGGTTGGCTCGGTGCGGCAATGGTCGATGCCTTGCACGACGCCGGTGCCACGGTGCACGCCCTCGGCCGCGACACCACCCGACTGCGCGACGCGCTGGGGGAGTTGGCCGATTCGCCACGAGTGCAGTTGCATGCGATCGATGTCACCACCAACGCCTGGCCGGCCCTGCTGGAATCACTGCCCCGCATCGACGTGCTGGTCAACAACGCCCATGTCGGCCGCGGTGGTTCGATGCGCACGGCAACGGACGACAACTTCGACGAGGCCTTCGAGCTCGCCGTCAAAGCGGCCTGGCGCGGTATGACTGCTGCTCGCGCCGGCCTCGCAGCGTCCGTGGCTGCCGGGGGCTCACCGGCGGTCATCAACGTCGCCTCCATGTACGGCCTGGTCGCGCCCGACATGACGATGTACGCCACCGAGGAGGGCCGCAACCCGCCCTTCTACGGCGCCGCCAAAGCTGCTCTGCTGCAGCTATCGCGTTACGCTGCAGCGGAATTGGGTCCGGAGGGCATCCGGGTCAACGCGATCACCCCGGGGCCCTTCCCGGCGCTCGCTGCGCAGGCCAACGGTGAGTTCGTCCAGGCGCTGAAGGACCACACGCTCACCGGCACGGTCGGTGCCCCCGAAGACATCAAGACGGCGCTGCTCTTCCTGGCCTCGCCCCACTCCCGGTTCGTCACCGGCGCCAACATCGTGGTCGACGGCGGCTGGACGGCTCGCTAG